The Fibrobacter sp. UWB5 genomic sequence CGGTAACGCTTGCCCCGGGTGTGTCGATTGCGCTACACTTCCTGGATATTCCCCATGCGCTTCCGTTGGGCTTGTTTGTAGGCCAGATGGCCGGATTCATTGTGCATTTTGTGCTGGTGCGCCGTCAGTTCCCCGACATGCCGCTTCACCCGGCCTTGCGCGTGCCCATGGTTCTTTTGAAGTATTCGCTCCCGCTGGGCTTTGGTGAATTCGTTGCGTCTTTCTTGATTCGTTCTGCCCTCTGGATGGTCATGCTGTTCCTTGGTCCCGAAAAGGCGGGCGCCTTCGGTATCATGGTGACGATTTCAAATGCTCTCCAGACGATTCATGTGGGCTTTACGCCTATTTTGACTCCGGTGGTTGCCGGCATGGAAAAGCAGCGCCTGAATACGGACTTGAAATTCGTCTATAGCTATTGCGTGTTCATGGTGACACTCATTCAGCTGTTGATCGGATTCTTTATCGTCTTGTTCCCGAGCGAAATCCTGAGCATTGCGGGTAAGGACTTTATCGTGCAGCCCGAAGCTTTGGGCATTTTGCTCTTGGTGCACTTGGGTACCGGATTTGGTGGACTTTCCGTACTTGTTTTGAAGGGTATGGGCAAAAGCCTTTACACGTTGATTATGGATACGATTTCCCTTGGCTTGACGCTTGGGATGGGCTATCTGTTGATTCCGAGATTCGGCCTTGTGGGGGCGGCGCTTGCCATGCTGAGCTCTACGCTGTTCTCTGCAATCGTCAATAACGGTTACCTTTACAAAATGGGCTTTAGGCTTTATTCGTCCAAGCTTATTTCGCAGGTGCTTTGGATTGTGGCCCTGGTTGCATTCTATATTGCCGTGAATACAGGGAAGTTGCCCATGGTGTTATGGCAAAAGATTGTCGCATATTTGGTGATTGTGGGCCTGCTTGGCCTTTACTGGAAACTCGTAAAGAAGTATTTTTCTGCAAGCGCTATTTCAAACAAAAAGTAAAAGACTATGATTCCCAAGAAAATTCATTACATTTGGCTTTCTAACGATCCGCTGCCGAAGCTTCCTCAGCTGTGTATTGAAAGCTGGAAACGTCATTGCCCGGATTACGAAATTATCCATTGGGACATGGCCAAGTGCGAACAGATTATCAAGAACGTTCCGTTCGTCCGCGAAGCGGTTGAACTCCGTAAGTGGGCTTTCGCAAGCGACTACATTCGCCTTTATGCGATTTCAACAGAGGGCGGTATCTACTTGGACAGCGATGTTTACCTGTACCAGAGTTTTGACAGGTTCCTCGACCACCGCTACTTTACGAATATCGAATTTACGACTCATTTCAAGAGAAATAAATCTTGGAAAAAGTTGAACGAAGACGGCACCAAAAAGAACAAGGACGAAATTCCTTTGCCGGGCCTTGCTTTCCAGGCGGCCATTTTCGGTGGCGAGGCTAATCACCCGTTCTTAAAGAAGTGCATGTCGTACTACGAAAATCAGAAATTCGTTTTGCCGAACGGTAAACTGAATATCGAAAATATCGCTCCGTTTGTTTATGCGCACATGGCAATGGACTTTGGCTTTGTCTATAAGAACCAGATGCAGAACTTGAAAGACGATATGGCCATTTACCCGAGCAAGATATTCTTGCCCAGTTGCGACGATGTCGATTACAAACCCGTGGCCATTCATGTTACCAGCGGAAGCTGGCGACCGCTGTCCCACAGAATCGGGCGCTTCTTTAGGCGCTTGCCGATTATCATCCAAAAGTCTTTCAAGCCCAAGCAGACGATTGATGATGTCTTGAATGGTTACGAATCTAAAAAAGCAATAGAATTCT encodes the following:
- a CDS encoding polysaccharide biosynthesis C-terminal domain-containing protein, which gives rise to MSNLEADSKFLKKAVVINVVGAILKVCGPLLTFLMARVFGAAEFGIFVSAQTLLLTIAHSATLGLDKGLYWYLPQNKLNNRPAYDGIMNSFWVSALIALFCSLVIFVGSFTPYISKELPWYGISLLFYVGTFVFSTASEGNRRPQNAVFVNSFLTVTLAPGVSIALHFLDIPHALPLGLFVGQMAGFIVHFVLVRRQFPDMPLHPALRVPMVLLKYSLPLGFGEFVASFLIRSALWMVMLFLGPEKAGAFGIMVTISNALQTIHVGFTPILTPVVAGMEKQRLNTDLKFVYSYCVFMVTLIQLLIGFFIVLFPSEILSIAGKDFIVQPEALGILLLVHLGTGFGGLSVLVLKGMGKSLYTLIMDTISLGLTLGMGYLLIPRFGLVGAALAMLSSTLFSAIVNNGYLYKMGFRLYSSKLISQVLWIVALVAFYIAVNTGKLPMVLWQKIVAYLVIVGLLGLYWKLVKKYFSASAISNKK
- a CDS encoding glycosyltransferase family 32 protein; protein product: MIPKKIHYIWLSNDPLPKLPQLCIESWKRHCPDYEIIHWDMAKCEQIIKNVPFVREAVELRKWAFASDYIRLYAISTEGGIYLDSDVYLYQSFDRFLDHRYFTNIEFTTHFKRNKSWKKLNEDGTKKNKDEIPLPGLAFQAAIFGGEANHPFLKKCMSYYENQKFVLPNGKLNIENIAPFVYAHMAMDFGFVYKNQMQNLKDDMAIYPSKIFLPSCDDVDYKPVAIHVTSGSWRPLSHRIGRFFRRLPIIIQKSFKPKQTIDDVLNGYESKKAIEF